ACAAAGATGAAGGGGATAATATAAACCGGATTTAGGACAATCGGAATCCCGAAAATTATTAATTCATTAATGTTAAATAATACTGGAATCAGCGATATTTTCACCAGTTGCCGTTGACTTTTGTTTTTATCAACAATTAAAATTGCCATGATCAATGATAAAACAGCCCCACAGCCGCCCATCAAAACAAAAACATCAAAAAAAGTTTTAGTGAATATTTCGGTCGGTGCCTGGCCTAATTCAAGCATCAATTGATTGGTTGCAAGTGCCGGTATAAAGATACTTTGAGCTACCGGCTCAAGAATATTACTGCCATGCATACCCAAAAACCAGAAAATATGGATAAGTGAAATAAATAAGATGCCACTCCAAAATGGAGATTGGATATTAGAAAATAAATCCGTAATCGATTCAGAAATGAAACTTTGGATATTTGCTATCCCAAAGAAGGTTATCAGTAGATAATTTAGAATTGCAAAAAAAGCAATGATTATAATCGCAGGAAAAAATGAATTGATCGCGAGGCTAAAGTCGCTATTTGCGCCATTGCTGAACGCTTTTATGTTCAAAAACTTCAATGAACTCAGCTTTAAAAAAAGCATCGAAGATATAATTGCAACGGTTATCGCCATAAAAAGACCAGTAACGCCAAAATTTGCAAGCTTAAATGTTTCGGTAGACATTCCTGAAATTGCAACAAATGAACATAATGAAACGATTGCCGCAATGAGTGGTGATACTCTAAAACTATTTCTTTCACCACTCTCGACTACATAGGAATAACTGATCGCGATAACAATCAGTAGTGAGAAAATATTAAAGGTTCCATCGCGAACATAAAGAAAGATACGCGCCCATTTGTTTCCCAATAAAGTTGCCATAAAATTTTGATAAGCCGGAATGGGCAAACTCAAAATAACCAACGCCATCGAGCCCACCAGCACCACTGGCATCACAAAAACAAAACCCCGTCTGATTGATATCAATATTGGATTATTATTCATTTTTTCAGAAACTTTCAAAAAATAATCCGTGATTTTCGCGTTTTTTTTCATCGTTTTTTCTCTTCTCAAGCGCATTTAGAATAGAAAGTCATTTTATTTCATTATAACAGATTATATAATGCTTGAAAATAGCATAAAAGGCGTATTATTAAGAAGATCCCCTCAGACTGTCAAAAAAGATTACGTCGGGACGACAATGGTTCGATCATGTTGTGGGCCTCAAATTGATAGTTTTAAACTACTCTGTTTGTTGTTTCCTTCGACCCTTATAGTATCCGTTTTATAAATAAGTCCAACGACAAATTATTAATAGTCTTTTTACCTGAAAAGTGATAAAATAGAACCACTATCAATTCGTATTTAAATATCAGCTTTTAGGCTAAATCTATTTCTAAATTAAATGGAGGTTACCATCTTGCGAATTACACGAGACGAATTTCATGGACTTACAAAATTAACAAAAAAAGATAAACCCGACGCTGACCCTAAAACCCCTGCTGAATCAGTTACCTCTTCAGAATCAGTGGCTCCTTCAGAACCGCCATTAAACCCTTCAACTGATCTGTCGAAACATAACCATAACAAAACAATGAAGTTGTCCGATTCTGAAATACGTAAACAATTAGCCATTCTCGCTGAAGAAACAATTAACCAATTATCCGACCCCAACAAATTATTGAAGGACGTTGAAGATATTTATCTTATTTTCCAGGGGCAGATGATGGTTATCAACAAGTGCCATTTACTTTCTGTCAGTGAACAACAAGAACAAAACGCCAAAGTTTACGCCTGTTACTATAAAAAGAAATTCGAATTAAAAAAACTTGAATTCAAAAAGAAAAACTGATTGCTCCCACCGATACTTTGTATCATTTAAGCTTTCTCAAACAATAAAACCATGGCTTGCATTGGCACGCCATGGTTTTATTTTCTTTATTCAAATGCTTTTAAACTAAATCTTCGGCATCAACATTTTTTGTAACTCGTCTTAGCACCACGCTAATCAATAGTTGTTTCACCGATTAAATAACTAGTCATTGAGATTGCACCCAGGGTGCGCGAATCGTTAAAAACAATAATTTTATCACCCGTATCTGAAGCCCCCAACACATATAAAAGCGGATAAAAATGTTCCAGTGTGAAAAAAGCCAGTTGGGATGACGTTCCTGCCGAATGGTAGCTGATGATCGCTTGATGCTCGGCCTTTTTAATCTCCTGTTTGATATAGCCATCAAACGCATCTGCCCATGGATAACCGCCCTCTAACTGCCAATTAACGCGAGCCAGATTGTGTACGATATTTCCGCTTCCCAAAATCAGCACTCCCTGTTCTCGCAGGGAAGTTAGTTCCTGCCCTATTTTATAGTGTGTTTCAACCGCGGCGTTCATATCGATACTGAGCTGAAAAACCGGAATTTCGGCACTTGGGTACATTCGACGAAGAACTGACCAGGTTCCATGATCAATCCCCCATGAATTATCAACTTTCACCGTCTGACTAATCAGATTCCTCGTCGCTTCGGCAAGCTCCGGTGCCCCAGGCACAGAATAAACAACCTGATATAACTCATCCGGAAAACCATACATATCATAAACCTGTCCCGGTTTTTCCGAATTGTTAATTCTGGTTCCGTCTGTATACCAATGCGCTGATATCGATAAAATTACTTTGGGTTTGGGAATCTTTTTGGCAATTTTTTCCCAACCATGGGTATATTCGTTATTTTCAATGGCATTCATGGGCGAACCGTGACCGATAAATAAAACTGGCATTTTTTTATTCATTTTCTTCCTCCTTACTCAAAACGATTAAGCGCAACCAGATACCCGTTTACTTATTTGTTCTACCACTTCACACTC
This is a stretch of genomic DNA from Acetobacterium woodii DSM 1030. It encodes these proteins:
- the ygiD gene encoding 4,5-DOPA-extradiol-dioxygenase — its product is MNKKMPVLFIGHGSPMNAIENNEYTHGWEKIAKKIPKPKVILSISAHWYTDGTRINNSEKPGQVYDMYGFPDELYQVVYSVPGAPELAEATRNLISQTVKVDNSWGIDHGTWSVLRRMYPSAEIPVFQLSIDMNAAVETHYKIGQELTSLREQGVLILGSGNIVHNLARVNWQLEGGYPWADAFDGYIKQEIKKAEHQAIISYHSAGTSSQLAFFTLEHFYPLLYVLGASDTGDKIIVFNDSRTLGAISMTSYLIGETTID